In Nitrospirota bacterium, the genomic stretch AACCTGGCCGGTAATATTATGGAGATAATGAGAAAACGCCACAAAGTTAATGTTGGTGGCATTGAGCATCATTTCAATGGAAAGGAGGATCGTCACGATATTACGCCGGATCAAAACACCGGCGACGCCGAGCATGAAGAGAATCGATGATAAGATGATGTAGTAACTTAAAGGTACCATTTCACACTTTACTCCTTTTTCTCGCTCCACTGGTCTCTTAGTATTCCATTTTTAGAGAGCACGATGGCCCCAATCATCGCTGCCAATAGGACGAGAGAGGCAATTTCAAATGGCCATAAATAGGTCGTAAATAGAGATTCCCCTATTGCCCGGGTATTTCCAATGGTTTGAATTTTTTCGACGGTATCTGAACCGGCAGTCCCGGAAAAACTGGACCGGTTAAAAAAAACAACGACCTCAACGAAAAGGGCAAGCCCGATAAAAGATCCGACAAGGACCTGAGGGGTATGCGATTTTTCTTTTCCGGAAAGATTAAGCAACATCACGACAAAAAGATATAAGACGAGGATAGCGCCGGCATAGACGA encodes the following:
- the nuoK gene encoding NADH-quinone oxidoreductase subunit NuoK — its product is MVPLSYYIILSSILFMLGVAGVLIRRNIVTILLSIEMMLNATNINFVAFSHYLHNITGQVFVFFVLSVAAAEVVIGLAIIIALYKNHKTLNVDQINLMKW
- a CDS encoding NADH-quinone oxidoreductase subunit J → MTLVFFSYFAAVIIISGILVISLSNPVYSVLNLLVMFFHVAGIYILLNAEFIAAVQIIVYAGAILVLYLFVVMLLNLSGKEKSHTPQVLVGSFIGLALFVEVVVFFNRSSFSGTAGSDTVEKIQTIGNTRAIGESLFTTYLWPFEIASLVLLAAMIGAIVLSKNGILRDQWSEKKE